From the Dermacentor variabilis isolate Ectoservices chromosome 5, ASM5094787v1, whole genome shotgun sequence genome, the window cctcgctcgggacactgtttcgtacaataaacgtttctttctctctctcttctctccttatctgttcttccctttccccttccccaagtgtagggtggCCAACCGGGTACGTCCTTGGTTAGCCTCCTTACCATTCCCacttcgttctctctctctctctctcgctggcgAGTTATTGCAGCAGCAAGTGTGACCTTtcgaccgctctgctccgtcgaggcgcggaATGAACGAGCTAATCAGCTTGACCGCGGTATGATACTCCAGCTCCCAACGTCCCCCGACGAAATCTATTCGTCGCACCAAAGCCTCCACCGCAATTGCACCCATTTAGGGACGAGCACAGGGTATACCCTAAGCTACACCGAGACATTACAAGGCAACAGGGCACACTCATTTGACAGGTTCAGATTAACACCCTACTCGCTCCAGCACTGAAGCTCCTCCTCCAAGGCCTACTTACTGAAGGCCTCCCTCGTTGTAGCCCCGGTGGCATGTATCCTCCCTACACATTGCACTACCTATGGCAATGCCACCCAAAACTACCTCTCTCCCCCTTGCCCAAACCATCATCTCTCCCACCTACCTCTTCCGCCGAGTGGCTGACCGCCGCACCCACCCTTCACGACCAACGATTGCTCGCGGCCTTTATCGGCCTAGCACTGGAGGAACCGACACCATGGACTGAGGGCATCAATGCATTTTTATCGTACAATAacgtgatctctctctctctctccctctccctccctccgTGGAGGCATGCTCGTGCTGTGGCGTCGCAGACAATGGGAATTTACCTGCCGTTCAGCTGCTACAGATGACAgatgccggctttttcgctcgatcggccatttgacgctttcacaTCAATGAAGTTCTACGCCTGACAAAGAAGTGTTTGTAATCACGCCATAGTTCTACAGTGTCAGCGGGACAAAACTGGCTGCAGTCGGGAGGCCACGTTTAGTAAGCCTTTCTTTGTACCCTTGGATGGTACGCGAGAACACCCAGGGCGGCTGCACTTGCCTCCGTTACGACGTCAATCACAGCTATGTATAAAACCGTTTACAAAGACTCTGTTGTAGCCACGGCATTCCACCTAAAGGGACCTCTTCAGCTACCGAAACGGAGGGACGGACACCTGGTGCAATTGGTAGCGAAACCGAAGCAATCTATACCTCAGAATGACCGCTACAGATTTTAAATAAAGGTTTCTTCAGCAATGCGGTGTGTCGCTACAGTGCTTGAATGTTAACCGCATTAAGGTTAAGAGTCGTCGTGAGACGGGTTCTGTCGGAACATTTAAAGCGACAGCTTTCGTTGACTCTTCCACCCACCTTGCGGTTTGTCACTTCCTGGCCGTTTATGTTCAACATTGGACAGTAGATGTcacagaaataaatgaaataaataagtaagtatgGTCGGTTTTAAACCCCAGCCCCCCAGAGCAGATTCCTGGTGGTCTAACCGTTAGACCGTGGACGCAAGCTTCAAAAGGGAGGAATAAACTCGCGCAAGCCGGcacttgagacgcttggcgcgtcgcatagcaaggaggaggaggaggaagaactttattaaaaacacacgtcaatgaacgtcaggagagaaatgcttctccCCCGTCGCCCCTAGCCGTCGGCCGGAATACCGtgagacacagcagcagcaagggctTGACCGATGAGGTCCCGCTGGACGTTGGGGTCTGGGCTGCGGAGCAAAGCCTCCCAGGATTCTAGAGTGCGCGAGCTATCATTCTTAGCCGGACATGTCCACACCATGTGAACCAGATTTGCCGCCTCATCACAGAATTTGCACTTTGACCTGAATACTCCTGGATGCCACTTGCTGTAGAGTACGGGGTTTGGAAAAACCCCCATCTGTAATTTCCTCCACATAACCTCATCTTTCTTGCTGAGCGTTCTCTCCGCTCCCGGGTAAATTTGGCGATTTAGTCTGTAGTATGCTATGATTTCCTGGTATGCGCGCATATCCTCTCTTCTGTTTATAGTTTCGGTGGTTTGGGAGCTTCCGGGGGTCGACCGGTAAGTGAGACCTTGGGCGACCGAATGAGCCTCCTCGTTCCCTCTAAGTCCCTGGTGAGCTGGTGCCCAAACGAGCAGAACAAGCTGCCTGGGTCCTCCTTCCCTGTTTAATATACGGATGGCAGTTTCCGTCACCCTCCCCGATTCGTAATTTCTCACAGCgtttttggagtcgctgatgaccACATTTACCCCCCTTTGGCTGAGGGCCAAGGCTATGGCTACTTCCTCAGCTTCAACCGTCTCGACGCCACTGACTGTGCAGCACGCCACCGGTGTTCCGTCTTCTCTAACCGCCACGGCCGCGTGTGCCGCTTTGCTTTCATATTCCGCAGCGTCCGTATATAGGACGTCCTGTCGACAAGTGTATCTAGCTTGTAATGCCTCTGCCCTGTCTTTACGCCTGCCGTCGTGAAAGGCAGGGTTCATGTTTCTGGGTAGCGGAGGTATTTTTATCTTGTCCCTGATATGTCTGGGTATGTCGCCTGAGCGCACTTGCTCATGTTTGGGCTCGTAGCCTAATTTCTCTAGAATTTTCCTGCCTGTTTTAGATCCAAGTAGCCTTTGGTGCTGCGCGGTAACGGCAGCCTCAATCAGTTCCTCGAGAGTGTTCGACACACCCAGCTTCATAAGTTTGCCGGTGGGCGTGTTCGGGGGGAGTCCGAGCGCGACCTTGACACTTTTCCTAATAATGATTTCGAGCTTGTTCCGTTCTACAGAACTGAGCTTGAGGTAGGGTGCCACGTACACTATCCTACTGATTACGAAGGCTTGTGCTAGCCTCAGGAGATTCGCCTCCTTCATCCCAGCGTGCCTGTTCGCTATTCGTCTGATAAGACGACACGTTTGATTTGAACTGGCTTCTAACCTAGCAAGCGTTTCATAATTTTTCCGGTTGGCCTGAATCCTCAGCCCGAGGACGCGGATACTGTCGACCGCAGGGATCTCGGCGCCGTTGACGTACAGGTGTATGCCCGCCTCACGCGTTTGGTGAAGCCGCCGTTTTCCGGGGGGCATCAGGAACAGCACTTCCGACTTTTCGGCCGAACATTTAAGTCCTTTGGGTTTCAGGTACTCCTCGATAATGTCAATTGCATTTTGCAGGGAGCTTTCAATTTGCCCATCACTGCCCTTGTTTATCCATAGTGTTAAGTCATCCGCGTATATGGTGTGGTTTAGATTCTCAATTTCCCCCAACCGTTCAGGGAGTTTCAACATAGCAATGTTGAAGAGGGTAGGTGATAAAACCGAGCCCTGCGGCGTCCCCACGTTACCCAGGTCAATGCTCTTTATAGATTCTTCCCCTATCTTGAGAGTGGCTTTCCTGTTGGtaagaaagtccttgatgtaatcGTACACTCTCTTCCCGACATTGAGTGAGTTCAAATTCTCCAAGATGGACGCGTGCCTCACGTTGTCGAATGCCTTTGCCACATCTAACCCCACAATCACTTTCGTGTCTCGCGTTTGCTTATCTATAATTTGgtctttgagctgcagcatcacgTCGCATGCCGACAGCTTTGGTCGAAAACCGATCATGGTGTCCGGATACAATCCATTTTCCTCCATGTACCTATTGAGCCGCGTCAGAACAACGTGCTCCATAAGCTTACCCACGCACGAGGTGAGCGATataggcctgaggttctcgaagcCTAGTTTTTTACCCGGCTTGGGAATGAAAATGAGGTTGGCGAGTTTCCACTCCTGCGGTATCGTCCCCTTCTCCCAGCACTCCTGCATGTACGTTGCGAGGTTGGTGATTGAGCTGTCGTCTAAATTACGGAGCATTTTGTTGCTCACTCTGTCCGGCCCTGCCGCTGACTTAGTCCGTAGCCGATTAATCCCCGCTCTGACCTCAGCCAGGGTGATGGGGGCGTCTAATTCCGAATTCTCTCCCCCTCCGTAGTCCGGGAGGGGTTCAGGTCCAGCGGGATTGATGTACCTATTCCTAACTACTTCTAAGAGTTCCTTCTTAGTGCCATCAAACTGATGTGCCATTCTTTACAGCTGTTGTTTGGACGCTGACTTTGTGCTATCCGGATCTAAGAGGTGGCGAAGAAGTCGCCACGTCCCCGCGGTACTCATATTCCTCTCCATCTGATCGCAGACGTTCCCCCAATTTTGCTTCGTGAGCGTGATTGCGTgctcttcaatttccttgtttaaAGCCGCTATCTGTTTCCTGATATTTCGATCCCATCTCTTCTGTTGAAGTCGGTCCtccagccttttctttttcctccagaGATTAACTAATCTCCTGTCTACCGCTTCGCTGTCCCCCTCAGTTTCCACCACTTCGGTGGCCTCTTTAACAGTGCGCACTACGCCATCGCTCCACTCTGCAATATTAGAGATGGGAGCCGGGTCTCCCCTGAGTGCCCTGAAAGAGTCCCAATTTACGGCCTCCACCCTCCTTTTCCGGGAGGTTGTCGGGCCTCCTTCTACCACCACTTCTATGATTTTGTGATCGCTGCCTAAGTCTTCGTTTGTATTGCACCTTGTGGCTTTAGTGCCGTTCCCCGTCAAGGTGAGATCGGGTGTCGTATCACACGCGACACTATTTCCCTTCCTCGTAGGCTGCATCGGGTCGGTTATTAAATCCAGATTATGAGTTTGTATGTCGTCCCACAATTTCCTACCTTTGATCGAAGTCTGCTTATATCCCCATGCCGTGTGGTGAGCGTTAAAGTCCCCCACGATCAACAGCGGGTTGTTCTTAATTTTACGTAGCGTCGTCGCGAAGAGATCCCCGAAGTCGCATTTTCTTTGTCTGGGAGAGCTGTACACATTTAATACAAACAAGCTacagtctttctttcttcgcggtaTCAGTTCTACGAGGACGTGGTCGATTTGTGCATTCCCGGTGTCATGCTGCACCGCCGTGACGTTGCGCCTGATTAGGGCGGCCACCTGCGTGCTTTCGCCTTCGCCTAGATAGGATTTGTACCCCGACAATTTTGCCTTTCTGCCGCATTCCTGTAGTGCAATTAGCTCCGGTCGATCCCCGTTCCTCAGGAATTCCTGTAGGACCGCACGCTTGCGCGTGAAGcctctacagttccattgccaaacgGTGTTTTTACTGGATCTGTGAGCCATGACTGCCAACTAGCTGAGTTCCTAATActtgctgggtgagctgctcatATGCCCGGTCTCTCTTCGCAAATTCTGCCTTAAGTTCTTCAGTGAGTTTGTTATCCCTCTGATGCAGTCGCTCTGTGAGATTGTTATCTCGCTGATGCAACTGCTGTGTCAGATTTTGGAACATCCCCAACATGCGTTCCTCGAAGGCCTTGCGCCATTCATCGTCCTGACCAGACTTGGTCTCAAATTTTTCCTCCAGTTTCGCTATCTTAATGTCTATCACTGCCTCTATGTCCTTATCTATCACGTGCTTCTCCATTTCCTTCGCCCTCTTTTTAGCAGGAGGCGGAGACGCTATCTGCTCATCTGATCCTTCTGTATTTGGCTTTTGCGACACTTGCAGTTGTTTAACATGTGCTGAATTAGGCTTAAGCGCTATCTTAAGCTCCTCCATTTGCCTATTAATGGCGGCTAGCTGTTCTTTAAGCATGCGATTCTCTTCCTTAATCTGAAACATGTCCTCATCGCGTTTATCCTGGGAGGCCCTGCCTGCCCAACCCACCTTTCTGTTCGGAGACGTGGATCTCGCTGGATTGTTGACGTCAGCGCTGCCGGAGGTCCCCGTATTCCCGCGCCCGGCCTTCTGTTGCGTCTCCCCTTCCTGCCGTTGCGGCAGTCGCGGAAAGGAATCCGACCTCCCTCTCGACATGCTCCGCTGTCTTGACGGACTCCTGGATCTGCCTTGATTCTTTTCCCATCTGCTCCTTCCTACTTCAGCCTCCTTCGCCTTCCGCTCTTCCTCCTCCAAGcgcagcttggcctgccattgccTCTTCTTTATGGTATAAGGGGTCCTGAAAGCTTCCTTGCATTGCCGGTCTGCCGTTAAATGACCTTTGCCGCACAACTTACACTTGGGCTTACATGCGTGATCCTCAGGTGGAGACGTCATTCCGCATCCCCGACATTGAACTTGTTCGCTGACACATACGTCCGATCTGTGTCCTAGCTCACCACACTGGTAGCACACCTCGTAGCGTTTCTTGTAGAGCACACACTTTAGAGGTACGCCATAACAGTACATCCACCTCGGCACTGTCTCGTTTTTGAAGGTGACGATTGCCGAGCTGGAGTTGCCCATCTTCCTGACTCCAAGTATCGGCGGGTTCCTCGGGTTACCGAAGGCCTCAGTCAGTTCCTCTTTTGTCAATCTCGGGTCGATGCCGTGCACCACACCCCGCCCGTTGTCTTCGTGCGGAGCAAGGTACGCCGTGACTTCGTAGTCCTTGTTTTCTATCTTGATAGACTTAACCTTGGTCACCTTCCAGACAGTGTCCATGTCTGGGGTGCTGAAAATCAGGGTGCCTTGCTTGTCGTTAACAATAAGCACgtccttttcttgtcccttaacccAGGGAATTTGCGCTGCCATGCGCACCGCCGCACTCAGCCTGGTAGTCGGAACTTTTGCGAGCGCCAGCCCGTTCTTCGGCCGAAGGATGATCTTGTAGTCGTTCGGCGGTAATCGCGGAAGGTGCGACGCAATTGAACGCTCCGCGATCTTCTGTCCCAGCTGCTTATACGCGGCGTTCGCCGCTGCCGCCTTCTTGCCTTCCCGGAACGCGGTTCCGCGTTCCGTCCGCTCGCCATTGTTTTGGCTTTCTCGCCGTTCGCCTCTCGCAAGGTCCTGCAGCTCCTTGACATGTTTTCCCACTTTCGTGATCCAATCCGCTGTTCTCAGTTCTTCGGGGGTAATTTCTGTACCCTCTACGGTGACCTCCATGGTCCTCGTGCCTCCACAGCGGGGTTCCGAAGCGGGTGCCGggggcttcggctgccgccgagCCGCCGCGTTTGTTCAACGCTAGCTTTACCCTTAGCTAGGTGGGAGACGCGGTCGACATAAAAGTGGCCGTAAAACATCCAAAAGTCCACTTACAGTCATAAAATTGTAATCCAGGTGATCCTTGGGTCTTCCGATAGGCGATCACATCACTTATTTCTATAAATCGGCACTGTTTCCACCAGACAAAGCAACTTTCCACGGAGCCGACTTGAACCACGTCCGCACTCCCTGGCCCCCCGCATAGCAACAATTATAAAATAAGAGCGAGCGCATCTTCTAGATGACGACGAAGGAAGAAGTTACGCGACGCGTCGTCCCCCAAAATTACGCTCGCTGGTATgctaatttttttcttcagttacAATATTAATCATTTGTAAACCGCCTGCTTTTTGGCCAATTTCCCGTATTGTGCATGAGCCAGTCTTCGGAAACGGCAAGGGATTCGCCGCGCGTCCCTCTTCGTTCTCATCATACTTTTGCTCTGTCGCGCATTTCTGCATGGTAAAGAACGTCGTGGCTTTTGATTAAACGTATTTTATTGCCTTCAAGAACTACGGCTTTCTCTGGAAACTCCACCATGTTGGTTGAGGGACACCTTCGTCACTGAAATCTGCAGCACGTCTTTTGTCGTAATGCGAAAATTATCACTTACAAAGGCAACAACCCAGGGTTGTTTTTTTCTGGATTTCTGTTTCTTCCTTTCGATAGCCCTCAGGACttcataaacagaaaaaaaagaaacaaatggtaAAGGGCTTTTAAAGTTTGCtgtgtcgtatgctgtatgcaTTCAGCACAGTCTCATTAATTCAAGAACGAATCCTTCACCCTAGTCTATGCCTTGCCGCAACAATCCAGCGTCAAGGTATTTCATTTATCTgcgaaaaaaaagtaattacATGCTATCTTAACTTTATTATAAGCCTGCCCAGTTTTGCATATTTTGCATATTTCTAGCGATGTCGTAAGTACTCCAAGCGGATATTGTTCTATGCGGTCACTGTGGTTCTAGCGCACATCATTTTAACTGTTTGATGCATCGTATGTCACTGCCTATATATTAATGGTCACCCGCTTCCTCTCTATTGCAATAAACAAATTCATAAATTGTCCGTACAAAAACCCCACCTGTTCCCAAGCGATAAGAACAGTTAGCTGCTTGCACAAGGTCATATGCTATGTTTTATTTCGTTACGTTGTTTGTCTGTACTCCTTACGAAAGCACACTAATGTAATCTGAACCAGCGCCTTTTCTCCGTAATGATAATGCTACGCCCGCAGTGCTTGGAATTCAGAAAATATCCGGAGCACCGGGCAGTAGTTTTCATTCAACTAATAAACGCCACATAAGATTGTTTTGATGAAGCAAGCAGAAAATAAACGTTCCCTGACGACGCTCGCAAATATTGATGAAGCGCCTGGATTATTGGGTGCTCCCGGTGTTTGGTTACTTTCGCTTATGACCTTTCCTTTCTGCCTAGAGAGCGAAACTTCATCCACGACCTATTTGTGGCTAATTTAGGTTGCTGGAATGATCGGCGCAGAAAGGGGTGAGGGAAGGGGAGGAAGGTGAGAGCGGTCATGATTAAAACCAGAGTATATCGTAATTGTCGCAACGTACGTTTTCTATTTTCCACTGCCAGGAATGCGGTACACCGCGCGCGCGCAATCTGTTGCAAGGACCCTCAGATTAGGAGAAATGCGGAAGTTTGGCAGCTGAGCAACCTGTCTGACAAATATATTAGCTTAGCCATCATAAATAATATTACTGCTCATTCGGCCTCTTTTTCCTAGTCCCTCTTTCTCCCACCTCTTGCAACAAGCATTTCGTCAACCTAAGACTGCGATTAATTGAAAATTCTTGTCATTTCGTAACACGACCCACCGCGGTGGTTTAGCAGCCATCGACAACGTCACGGGTTCTATTTCTGGGCGCTGTGTCGGCGCTTCTGGGCGGATGAAATTCCATATCAAGGGCGGCCTGGCATTTCAGTCAAAGTGGCGATAGGGCCCTAAATTAGTTCCTAACATCGCTCTCAAGCCTCGCGCAAAACGCACGTGTAGCTCTGCGGCGTAGAAGCCATTGAGTAATTATCATTTTGCGACCCACTCAATGTCGTGTGCTGTTGCGACAGTTCCAAATGATATTTGTACACTCTCATACGTACTCCCACGCACAAACGAAAGTACACGAACCAGGGATTCAGCGGCAAAGCCAATTTTCTTCTCCGCCTATGAATGCAACCTAAAATTATGGACTGGAGTCCAAACTTGGCGTTGCGAACGTTTCAGTTAAACCGTTAATTACAGCTTGTGCGTGTATATTACGAAAAAGTCCAAGTGTACATTGAAGCTGTTATCCTCCAGTTAGCAGAGGTTTTTCGTGTACGCTTGCGCGGTGCTCACACAAAGACAATGCAGCTTgaaggctttgtgtttgagtttccgcgtaacagaacgatgttttctcgtatattcgaattgcaATCCCATGCTAACATGTCTgcaggctgtgtgtaagtcgtactttacgaattttctgacgcatattactttgagaaatttaattagttcaataacgcacttgcgctaggcataaggcctacaagaatgaggataTATAATGCGTTAACGGTACCGTCACATAGCGGCCGCGGTTACTCaaacagacctcaaacggcagctgaaaCGGCAGCTGAAACGGTAGCTGAAACGGCAGCTGAAACGGCAGCTGAAACGGTAGCTGAAATGGTAGCTGAAGCGGTAGCTGAAACGGTAGCTGAAGCGGCAGCTGAAAAGGTTTTTGTCTCTGAGTTTCCACCTAACAAATTTATGTTTTTTCTTGTATATTCGAATAACAGTCCGAAGCTATCGTATCTGCAGCTTGTGTGgaagtcgtactttacgcatttttcTGCCGCATTTACTTTGAaacattcatttagttcaataaTACACTTGCGCTTTGCGGAGGCCCTAGAAGAATGAGGACGCATGCTGCACTTTTGCACACGTGCGTGTGCACGGTACGTACAATGCGcatcacccttgtgtagagcgcgcgaacgGCGGCGCCGGGGCGCTCCAGAGCCAGCGAGTGACGTCTAATGGTAATTGCTGGACTCGAGATTAGATGCGTCTGGGAATGTTTGGCCACACTTACAGACAAGCCTTGCTCTTTCACCGCCCGCGGAAGCGGACGAATAGCCGAGCGTCAGTGAGAAGGTACTTTTCTTAAAGCTAACTCCAGTCTCTGCTCGCCCTGCTTCGCTCCGAGCGAAAGCGAAACTTCCGCGGAAGCAAGTAGCGGTGGTAAGACGAAGGCGCTGCTTAAGCGTCCGCTCCCGCGGGCGGTGAAAGAGCAAGGATTCTCTGTATGTGCGGCGAAACGTGCCCAGGCGCATCTAATCTGGGCCCAAGCAACTATCGTTAGACGTCACTGACTGGCTCCAGAGCACCCCGGCGCCCGCCGCTCGcacgctctacacaagggtgacgcgcACTGTACATCGCTTGTGAGGGTGGTGCTTGcgtaacgtcggcaacagcttcgcg encodes:
- the LOC142583623 gene encoding uncharacterized protein LOC142583623: MAHQFDGTKKELLEVVRNRYINPAGPEPLPDYGGGENSELDAPITLAEVRAGINRLRTKSAAGPDRVSNKMLRNLDDSSITNLATYMQECWEKGTIPQEWKLANLIFIPKPGKKLGFENLRPISLTSCVGKLMEHVVLTRLNRYMEENGLYPDTMIGFRPKLSACDVMLQLKDQIIDKQTRDTKVIVGLDVAKAFDNVRHASILENLNSLNVGKRVYDYIKDFLTNRKATLKIGEESIKSIDLGNVGTPQGSVLSPTLFNIAMLKLPERLGEIENLNHTIYADDLTLWINKGSDGQIESSLQNAIDIIEEYLKPKGLKCSAEKSEVLFLMPPGKRRLHQTREAGIHLYVNGAEIPAVDSIRVLGLRIQANRKNYETLARLEASSNQTCRLIRRIANRHAGMKEANLLRLAQAFVISRIVYVAPYLKLSSVERNKLEIIIRKSVKVALGLPPNTPTGKLMKLGVSNTLEELIEAAVTAQHQRLLGSKTGRKILEKLGYEPKHEQVRSGDIPRHIRDKIKIPPLPRNMNPAFHDGRRKDRAEALQARYTCRQDVLYTDAAEYESKAAHAAVAVREDGTPVACCTVSGVETVEAEEVAIALALSQRGVNVVISDSKNAVRNYESGRVTETAIRILNREGGPRQLVLLVWAPAHQGLRGNEEAHSVAQGLTYRSTPGSSQTTETINRREDMRAYQEIIAYYRLNRQIYPGAERTLSKKDEVMWRKLQMGVFPNPVLYSKWHPGVFRSKCKFCDEAANLVHMVWTCPAKNDSSRTLESWEALLRSPDPNVQRDLIGQALAAAVSHGIPADG